One segment of Carya illinoinensis cultivar Pawnee chromosome 13, C.illinoinensisPawnee_v1, whole genome shotgun sequence DNA contains the following:
- the LOC122292366 gene encoding probable protein phosphatase 2C 4 encodes MGNGLGKITVCFTGGEEARRRPDIPFLLSDPLDEGLGHSFCYVRPDPTRLSSSKVHSEETTTFKTISGASVSANTWTPLSTSIVDVYSYHSVDRAAAFESSTSFASIPLQPIPRNLMNSGPISGNLYGIPSSGPLERGFLSGPIERSFMSGPLDRGLYSGPIEKGFSDQFPRSFSHGGFAFRNRSRKGKLIRVLRRAISKAMSRGQQNSMVAPIKGGVVKEPDWIIGPEKHHNENLTVSSVNFSSDGSLEDDDCFESQNLQWAQGKAGEDRVHVVVSEERGWVFVGIYDGFNGPDAPDYLLSNLYPAVHKEVKGLLWDDGFESATSTITSAPATSSPFLSQTSNCESNSNSVMEDSDGNSSMSRTAGDACVRCVVEQPENYPCASGDDGKRKGGKNTSKSKKKWEENQRRWRWKCEWDRERVELDRRLKEQLLNSTNKSGSDGSRAINHADVLKALSQALRRTEEAYLDIADKMLVENPELALMGSCVLIMLMKGEDVYVLNVGDSRAVLAQKAEPDYWLGKIREDLERINEETTHDLEVSDGDRPNLTAFQLSVDHSTSVEEEVHRIKNEHPDDASAVMNDRVKGSLKVTRAFGAGFLKQRKWNNALLEMFRIDYVGTSPYINCVPSLYHHRLGPKDRFLILSSDGLYQYFTNKEAVSEVELFITLQPEGDPAQHLVEEVLFRAAKKAGMDFHELLEIPQGDRRRYHDDVSIIVISLEGRIWRSCV; translated from the exons ATGGGCAACGGTTTGGGAAAGATCACTGTCTGCTTCACCGGCGGTGAAGAGGCTCGCCGGAGACCGGACATTCCGTTTTTATTATCGGATCCTCTTGACGAGGGTCTGGGCCACTCCTTCTGCTACGTAAGACCTGACCCGACACGACTCTCTTCGTCCAAAGTCCACTCCGAAGAAACCACCACCTTCAAAACTATCTCCGGCGCTTCAGTGAGCGCCAACACGTGGACTCCTCTGTCCACGTCCATCGTAGACGTCTATTCCTACCATAGTGTTGATCGAGCCGCGGCGTTCGAGAGCTCCACCTCCTTTGCGTCGATTCCTCTCCAACCAATCCCGAGGAATCTGATGAATTCGGGTCCTATTTCAGGTAACCTGTACGGGATTCCAAGTTCGGGACCGCTGGAAAGAGGGTTCTTATCGGGCCCGATTGAGAGGAGCTTCATGTCAGGTCCGCTCGATCGCGGGCTGTACTCTGGTCCAATCGAAAAGGGTTTCTCTGATCAGTTCCCGAGGAGCTTCTCCCATGGGGGTTTCGCTTTTAGAAACAGATCGAGAAAAGGGAAGCTGATTCGGGTCCTTCGGCGAGCAATATCAAAAGCCATGTCTCGAGGACAGCAAAACTCGATGGTCGCTCCCATCAAAGGCGGCGTAGTAAAAGAGCCTGATTGGATTATTGGGCCGGAGAAGCATCACAATGAGAACTTGACAGTGAGCAGTGTGAATTTTAGCAGCGATGGTAGCTTAGAAGACGACGACTGCTTTGAAAGTCAGAATCTACAGTGGGCTCAGGGAAAAGCAGGGGAAGATCGGGTCCACGTCGTCGTTTCGGAGGAGCGTGGCTGGGTTTTTGTTGGGATTTACGATGGGTTCAACGGCCCCGACGCGCCCGATTACTTGCTGTCGAATTTGTACCCTGCCGTTCACAAGGAGGTCAAGGGTCTATTATGGGACGACGGGTTTGAAtcagctacgagcacaattacTTCTGCCCCTGCCACTTCCTCCCCTTTTTTATCCCAAACTTCCAATTGCGAGTCGAACTCCAATTCGGTAATGGAAGATTCCGATGGGAATAGCTCGATGAGTCGGACGGCGGGTGATGCTTgtgttcgctgcgtagttgagCAGCCAGAGAATTATCCGTGTGCAAGCGGGGATGATGGGAAGCGAAAGGGGGGAAAGAACACTTCTAAGAGCAAAAAGAAATGGGAGGAGAATCAGAGaaggtggcggtggaagtgtgAATGGGACCGGGAGAGAGTGGAGCTCGACCGTAGATTAAAGGAACAGTTACTGAATAGTACTAATAAATCTGGGTCGGATGGTTCTAGAGCTATCAACCACGCGGACGTGTTGAAAGCGCTTTCGCAAGCTCTGAGGAGGACAGAGGAAGCCTACTTGGACATCGCGGACAAGATGTTAGTGGAAAATCCAGAGTTGGCGTTGATGGGTTCGTGTGTTCTCATAATGCTAATGAAGGGTGAGGATGTGTATGTGTTGAATGTGGGTGATAGTCGAGCTGTGCTGGCTCAGAAGGCCGAGCCCgattattggcttgggaagatTCGGGAGGACTTGGAGAGGATCAATGAAGAAACAACGCATGATCTCGAAGTGTCCGACGGAGATAGACCGAATCTGACCGCTTTTCAGCTTAGCGTGGATCATAGCACTAGCGTGGAAGAG GAGGTTCATAGAATAAAGAATGAACATCCAGATGATGCTAGTGCTGTGATGAATGATCGTGTGAAGGGTTCATTGAAGGTCACTCGGGCTTTTGGCGCTGGTTTTCTCAAGCAG CGTAAATGGAACAATGCActtttggagatgttcagaATAGACTACGTGGGGACTTCCCCATACATAAATTGTGTCCCATCTCTGTACCACCATAGATTAGGCCCAAAAGACAGgtttttgatattatcctcggaTGGGCTCTACCAATACTTCACGAACAAAGAAGCTGTTTCGGAAGTTGAACTTTTTATCACATTGCAACCTGAAGGAGACCCGGCACAACATCTGGTTGAGGAAGTGTTGTTTCGTGCTGCAAAGAAAGCTG GTATGGACTTCCACGAATTACTTGAAATACCACAAGGGGATCGGCGGCGCTACCATGATGATGTTTCCATAATTGTTATTTCTTTAGAGGGAAGGATTTGGAGGTCATGTGTATAA
- the LOC122291440 gene encoding epsin-3-like, translating into MFVLSKNSGSNMDTPSFHDLKRQASFFFREKIKTARLVLTDATPAQLMTEEATSGNTWAPDTPTLRSISRAAFEIDDYTRIVEILHKRFLKFERKNWRVSYNSLIVLERLLTHGPESVAGEFRSDKDAIGEMESFHYIDEKGFDWGLAVRKKSKRILKLLEKGPLLKEERDRARNVTRGIQGFGSFSNLSSPAKGMLTESSSVTTLGRSNSQFDNEENQENQFSISNKGLPKEVKKSQQSHEVVMFQSGNEVVNERSWDSLCNCQVHEKDGTLTSYKENMVPKKEKLHRWNFTGESNPLLDGKNNEPRIEMSVEEDHPFTGTENQTTASLLMQIPQK; encoded by the exons ATGTTTGTTTTGAGCAAAAACAGTGGCAGCAACATGGACACCCCATCTTTCCATGACTTGAAAAGACAagcttctttcttcttcagAGAGAAAATCAAGACTGCTAGATTGGTTCTCACAGATGCCACACCTGCACAACT AATGACAGAAGAAGCTACAAGTGGAAACACATGGGCTCCAGACACGCCTACCCTGCGTTCCATTTCAAGGGCTGCTTTTGAAATAGATGATTATACGAGAATTGTGGAAATCCTGCACAAAAG attcttgaaatttgaaagaaagaaCTGGAGGGTCTCTTACAATTCCCTGATTGTACTTGAGCGCTTGTTAACCCATGGACCAGAGAGTGTAGCAGGAGAATTTCGAAGTGATAAAGATGCTATTGGTGAAATGGAGAGCTTTCACTATATTGACGAGAAAGG ATTTGATTGGGGCCTTGCTGTTAGAAAGAAATCAAAAAGAATACTGAAGCTGCTTGAGAAAGGCCCTCTTCTCaaagaagagagagacagagcTCGGAATGTAACAAGAGGGATTCAAGGTTTTGGGAGCTTTAGCAATCTGTCATCTCCAGCAAAAGGCATGCTAACTGAATCATCCTCAGTAACAACACTCGGGAGGTCTAATTCTCAATTCGACAATGAAGAAAATCAGGAAAACCAGTTTTCAATCTCAAACAAAGGGTTGCCCAAAGAAGTTAAAAAATCACAGCAAAGCCATGAGGTTGTAATGTTCCAGTCTGGAAATGAAGTGGTGAATGAGAGATCTTGGGACAGTTTGTGCAATTGCCAGGTGCATGAGAAAGATGGAACTCTGACGAGTTACAAAGAAAACATGGTTCCTAAAAAGGAAAAGTTGCACAGATGGAACTTCACAGGAGAGTCTAACCCGCTTCTGGATGGTAAGAATAATGAACCCAGAATTGAGATGTCCGTGGAAGAGGATCATCCCTTTACTGGCACTGAGAATCAAACCACTGCCTCCCTGCTTATGCAGATTCCACAGAAATAG